In Drosophila subpulchrella strain 33 F10 #4 breed RU33 chromosome X, RU_Dsub_v1.1 Primary Assembly, whole genome shotgun sequence, the DNA window CAAGCGCAATGGGGCCGGGGCCCATAACTGGGGATCGCCGGAGCAGGAGATCCAGATGCACCAGAAGGACGATTCTCGCAGGAACAAGCAATCGCAGGATGTGCCCATCCAATCCAAGGCGGCTGTAGAGAAGAATTCATCGAAGGATTCGCCGGTGCAACTCACACTGGACGAGTGGCGTGCCATGCAGGCCCAGATGAAGAGATTACTTCAGAAGAATCAGGAGAAGGCTTCCGAGGATGACGAGGCAGGGTCAGGAAAATCGGGAAGATCCGGTGATGAGGCCGCAGGTCGACGTTCTGGCCGCCAATTGCGTCAAGTCGACATCAAGCTCTATTTCAGTTCCAAACCAGGACCCATTTTGAAGATCAGCGACTACCCAAAGTCCTGTCCAAAGGTCCACGATAAGGGGCAGTTCCTAAAACTTTCCtaagtcaacattttcaagtTGCCTTTCCTCACTGTAATTCAA includes these proteins:
- the LOC119557173 gene encoding uncharacterized protein LOC119557173 produces the protein MTSCYGYRCPYEDGMDLSCVSLNYGRRIVRMNRYALLLTALKKMPPRPQKTARLFQPKLEKDKNNSTPSMIAAQKDRVKDIQLAAPEVKESESGHGRNHRGARIFDRHSGSKRTGVKAVDKRNGAGAHNWGSPEQEIQMHQKDDSRRNKQSQDVPIQSKAAVEKNSSKDSPVQLTLDEWRAMQAQMKRLLQKNQEKASEDDEAGSGKSGRSGDEAAGRRSGRQLRQVDIKLYFSSKPGPILKISDYPKSCPKVHDKGQFLKLS